The following are from one region of the Stigmatella ashevillena genome:
- a CDS encoding cyclase family protein: MNEPWRVQFDANVTFQNGGGLQAREFRLDIPGADISDEALEMLFVRELGLLMVESVRITHKQLLREPHKGTSKPVRTENSAPARRLIELSHVVHHGMVTYPGLPAPELTDHMTREDSRARYAEGATFHIGRISMVSNTGTYLDTPFHRFDGRPDLAALPLSSVADLEGLVVRVQDRHSRGVDRNLLLPFDVRGRAVLLHTGWDRRWGTEQYGVDAPFLTRDGAAWLADQGVALVGIDSVNIDDMGDKSRPAHTLLLDASIPIVEHLRGLEQLPPQGFRFSAPPVRVQGMGTFPVRAYAVLGG, translated from the coding sequence ATGAACGAACCGTGGCGGGTGCAATTCGATGCGAACGTGACATTCCAGAACGGGGGCGGCCTGCAAGCGCGCGAATTCCGTTTGGATATCCCAGGAGCGGATATCTCCGATGAAGCGCTGGAGATGCTCTTCGTTCGCGAGCTGGGATTGCTCATGGTGGAGAGCGTGCGCATCACCCACAAGCAACTGCTGCGCGAGCCCCACAAGGGAACATCGAAGCCGGTGAGAACGGAGAACAGCGCGCCCGCCCGCAGGTTGATCGAGCTGAGCCACGTGGTTCATCACGGCATGGTGACCTACCCCGGCCTGCCCGCTCCCGAGCTGACGGACCACATGACGCGCGAGGACTCGCGCGCACGCTATGCCGAGGGTGCGACCTTTCACATCGGCCGCATCTCCATGGTCTCGAACACCGGTACCTACCTCGACACGCCGTTCCACCGGTTCGACGGCCGACCCGATCTCGCCGCCCTCCCCTTGAGCTCCGTCGCGGACCTGGAGGGCCTCGTGGTCCGCGTGCAGGACCGCCACAGCCGGGGCGTGGATCGCAATCTCCTGCTGCCATTCGACGTGCGTGGGCGCGCCGTGCTCCTCCACACGGGATGGGACCGGCGATGGGGCACTGAGCAATATGGGGTGGACGCTCCGTTCCTCACGCGGGACGGTGCTGCCTGGCTGGCGGACCAAGGGGTGGCACTCGTTGGCATCGACTCCGTCAACATCGATGACATGGGTGACAAGAGTCGGCCCGCCCACACCCTTCTGCTCGACGCGAGCATCCCCATCGTGGAGCACCTCCGAGGCCTGGAGCAGCTCCCTCCGCAGGGCTTCCGCTTCTCCGCGCCCCCCGTGCGCGTCCAGGGGATGGGGACGTTCCCAGTGAGGGCCTACGCCGTGCTCGGCGGTTGA
- a CDS encoding mechanosensitive ion channel family protein, giving the protein MELPRLADTPELNNALLVGAAVLALLLSAWTLLVTSSFLIHQGIRASGIQALSSFGESLYKRARLTAVLLSFLAVITGAGLLGYALWQGIDLQPSFSLLFAEVTPGFLKGLGRSMGLLALLLAGFAVLQRASKRLMPRVERALQERQIHETQRIYAEKFLASLPSVINLALAHAVVSLAVAALGVPAPVEWFVTTSVYILLLVTGSRALVFFLYFLSQRLLEAWSDKSRGTRLEEYYTALHRLLPVGQKSLEAIIYISAASLIVRKFQSLEPFAPYGPVLIRIVSMFFAASVVVEFSRVMVSRLLSANSSTADDVQRRRSTFIQLLQNISKYVIYFCVCMMVLSDLGIDPTPILAGAGIVGLTVGLGSQSIVQDLLSGIFLLFEDQILNGDYIRIEDTEGTVEEITPRVTRIRDRYGRLHILRNGEIKNVINYSRGWTLAVVEMSVAYEADLKKAMQVIADVSARLPELMPGKVIGSPKVMGLESLEDSCLRVRVETRVAPGCHFDAKRTLNLLLVEGFRANNLEIPYPKSVSVEPSKPSDEPTPPPLEPVKAVNRVRSSSAET; this is encoded by the coding sequence ATGGAACTGCCTCGCCTTGCGGATACGCCGGAGCTGAACAACGCGCTGCTCGTGGGCGCTGCCGTCCTAGCCCTGCTGCTCTCTGCCTGGACACTGCTCGTCACCTCGAGCTTCCTCATCCACCAGGGTATCCGCGCCAGCGGAATCCAGGCCCTCTCCTCCTTCGGGGAGAGCCTCTACAAACGGGCGCGGCTGACGGCCGTGCTCCTCTCGTTCCTGGCGGTCATCACCGGAGCGGGACTGCTCGGTTATGCCCTCTGGCAGGGCATCGATTTGCAACCGTCGTTTTCCCTCCTGTTCGCGGAGGTGACCCCCGGGTTCCTCAAGGGCCTGGGCCGGAGCATGGGACTGTTGGCCTTGCTCTTGGCCGGTTTCGCCGTGCTGCAGCGCGCAAGCAAGCGCCTGATGCCGCGAGTCGAACGGGCACTCCAGGAGCGTCAGATCCACGAGACCCAGCGCATCTACGCCGAGAAGTTCCTGGCCTCTCTGCCCTCGGTCATCAACCTCGCGCTCGCCCATGCGGTGGTGAGCCTGGCGGTCGCGGCCCTGGGAGTTCCCGCACCCGTGGAGTGGTTCGTCACCACGTCCGTGTACATCCTGCTCCTCGTGACGGGCAGCCGGGCGCTCGTGTTCTTTCTCTACTTTCTGTCCCAGCGGTTGCTCGAGGCCTGGTCCGACAAGAGCCGAGGCACCCGGCTCGAGGAGTACTACACAGCCCTGCACCGGCTGCTCCCGGTGGGGCAGAAGAGCCTCGAAGCGATCATCTACATCTCGGCGGCCAGCCTGATCGTCCGCAAGTTCCAGAGCCTGGAACCGTTCGCCCCGTACGGGCCTGTCCTGATCCGCATCGTCTCGATGTTCTTCGCTGCCAGCGTCGTCGTCGAGTTCAGCCGGGTCATGGTTTCCCGGCTGCTCTCGGCCAATTCCTCCACCGCGGACGACGTGCAGCGGCGGCGCAGCACGTTCATCCAACTGCTTCAGAACATCAGCAAGTACGTCATCTACTTCTGTGTCTGCATGATGGTCCTCAGTGACCTGGGAATCGATCCGACCCCCATCCTGGCGGGCGCGGGCATCGTGGGCCTCACGGTCGGGCTGGGCTCACAGTCGATCGTCCAGGATCTGCTCAGCGGCATCTTCCTCTTGTTCGAGGACCAGATCCTCAATGGGGACTACATCCGAATCGAGGACACGGAGGGCACGGTGGAGGAGATCACCCCCCGTGTCACGCGCATCCGAGATCGCTATGGGCGCCTGCACATCCTGCGCAATGGCGAGATCAAAAACGTCATCAACTACAGCCGGGGCTGGACACTGGCGGTGGTGGAAATGAGCGTCGCCTACGAGGCCGACCTGAAGAAGGCGATGCAGGTCATCGCCGACGTGAGCGCCAGGCTGCCGGAGCTGATGCCGGGCAAAGTGATCGGCTCCCCCAAGGTCATGGGTCTCGAATCCCTGGAGGACAGCTGTCTGCGTGTCCGCGTTGAGACGAGGGTAGCGCCCGGTTGCCACTTCGATGCGAAACGGACCCTGAACCTGCTGCTGGTGGAAGGCTTCCGCGCCAACAACCTGGAGATTCCTTACCCCAAGTCCGTGTCCGTCGAGCCCTCGAAGCCCAGCGACGAGCCGACACCGCCCCCGCTGGAGCCCGTCAAGGCCGTGAACCGTGTGAGGAGCTCCAGCGCGGAGACCTGA
- a CDS encoding iron-containing redox enzyme family protein — protein sequence MSRPMPQDVFITALGKFLPGEPISNDQLEDYLGKVRGKPSRARSRVLSQNGILRRHYAIDREQRSRFRNWELAVNAIRDALGRSPITLGEMDLLVTATTQADLVLPGFASQVHRALGGPACEVASLQGICSSGMQALRAASLQVASGEAERAIVCASELVSRLLKASHYEEVADSSKAVPFEAEFLRWMLSDGAGAAVLQDRPHPTRPSLKVDWIDIRSHANKYELGMYVGAHRGVDGGFGPGWIDYPSFSEAAAAGAFTIKQDIRRLDALVALGVDGFFALMDQGRIKPAEIDWCLIHYSSLHFKQPIVQLLEKGGVRIPEERWFSNLSTRGNTGCASIFLMLEELVNEGRVRPGERIFCMVPESGGFITCYAMLTVVPPVRAQGPEVAFSSPTIASEPQSPLAAVPGAETAFLAPSPGNPLREKLVRELTHVWVDFEGKLQQVPILEKLSRGVFTVEDYQELLINLRQQVVEGSRWIARAASSITAEHLALRSSFIRHARDEHRDYEMLERHYVSLGGRQEDIARAPKNIGSEALSAWMFHRASQENPFDLLGAMFIIEGLGNRVARRWGLAIREQLGLTEDQVRFFLYHGENDGTHMERLEAALGSGILTPELADRIVKTAKVTARLYQLQLEELGNV from the coding sequence ATGTCCCGTCCCATGCCTCAAGACGTGTTCATCACCGCCCTTGGCAAGTTTCTTCCGGGCGAGCCCATCTCCAATGATCAGCTGGAAGATTATCTCGGCAAGGTGCGTGGCAAGCCCTCGCGTGCGCGCAGCCGGGTCCTCTCGCAGAACGGCATCCTCCGGCGTCACTACGCCATCGACCGGGAGCAGCGCTCGCGCTTCCGGAATTGGGAGCTGGCCGTCAACGCCATCCGGGATGCCCTGGGGCGCTCGCCCATCACCCTGGGCGAGATGGATCTGCTCGTCACCGCGACCACCCAGGCGGATCTCGTCCTGCCCGGATTCGCCAGCCAGGTCCACCGGGCGCTGGGGGGACCTGCCTGTGAGGTCGCTTCCCTCCAGGGCATCTGCTCCAGCGGCATGCAGGCGTTGCGCGCGGCGTCTCTCCAGGTGGCCAGCGGTGAGGCGGAGCGTGCCATCGTCTGCGCCAGCGAGCTGGTGAGCCGGTTGCTCAAGGCCAGCCATTACGAGGAGGTGGCCGACAGCTCGAAGGCCGTGCCCTTCGAGGCCGAGTTCCTGCGGTGGATGCTTTCCGATGGCGCGGGGGCGGCCGTGCTTCAGGACCGCCCCCATCCCACACGGCCGAGCCTCAAGGTGGACTGGATCGACATCCGGTCTCACGCCAACAAATATGAGCTGGGCATGTACGTGGGTGCCCATCGCGGCGTGGACGGGGGCTTCGGTCCGGGCTGGATCGACTATCCGTCCTTCTCCGAGGCCGCGGCGGCGGGGGCCTTCACCATCAAGCAGGACATTCGGAGGCTGGACGCCCTGGTGGCTCTGGGAGTGGACGGCTTCTTCGCGTTGATGGATCAGGGCCGCATCAAGCCAGCCGAAATCGACTGGTGCCTCATCCACTACTCGTCGCTTCATTTCAAGCAGCCCATCGTCCAGTTGCTGGAGAAGGGCGGTGTGCGCATTCCCGAGGAGCGCTGGTTCAGCAATCTGTCCACGCGTGGCAACACCGGATGCGCCTCCATCTTTCTGATGTTGGAGGAGCTGGTAAACGAGGGCCGTGTTCGTCCTGGCGAGCGCATCTTCTGCATGGTTCCGGAGAGCGGCGGCTTCATCACCTGCTACGCGATGCTCACCGTGGTGCCTCCCGTTCGTGCCCAGGGACCCGAGGTGGCTTTCTCTTCGCCCACCATCGCCAGCGAGCCCCAGAGCCCGCTGGCGGCCGTGCCAGGGGCCGAGACGGCCTTCCTGGCGCCTTCGCCGGGAAATCCCCTTCGTGAGAAGCTGGTGCGAGAGCTGACGCACGTCTGGGTGGACTTCGAGGGGAAGCTCCAGCAAGTGCCCATCCTCGAGAAGCTCTCGCGCGGCGTGTTCACCGTGGAGGACTACCAGGAACTGCTCATCAACCTGCGTCAGCAGGTGGTGGAGGGGTCACGGTGGATCGCCCGTGCCGCCTCCAGCATCACCGCGGAACATCTGGCGCTGCGCTCCTCCTTCATCCGCCATGCCCGGGATGAGCACCGCGACTACGAGATGCTGGAGCGCCACTACGTCTCGCTGGGCGGCCGGCAGGAGGACATCGCTCGCGCGCCAAAGAACATTGGCAGCGAGGCGCTCTCCGCGTGGATGTTCCACCGCGCCAGCCAGGAAAACCCGTTCGATCTGCTGGGTGCCATGTTCATCATCGAGGGATTGGGGAATCGCGTTGCGCGGCGCTGGGGCCTGGCCATTCGGGAGCAGCTCGGGCTCACGGAGGATCAGGTGCGGTTCTTTCTCTACCATGGGGAGAATGACGGCACGCACATGGAGCGGCTGGAGGCGGCGTTGGGCTCCGGCATCCTCACGCCCGAGCTGGCTGACCGCATCGTCAAGACGGCGAAGGTGACGGCGAGGCTCTACCAATTGCAGCTCGAGGAGCTGGGAAATGTCTGA
- a CDS encoding class I SAM-dependent methyltransferase has product MSDDFLYLALQAFSNERYAEAAAFAERAAQADPEALLPRAAAVYLARVAREGKRNVYVSPEGFRVFIRGGGNVPLYQETSTALARYYPNEPFELLDIGVGDGLALLPALTPAVRRVTLVEPAAPLLERTTQELATRGVGFEAFAGNLQAFAAEARTQPLRWEVAQATFSLHSLAPSARPELLRWLRSRCETLLIAEFDAPVMDEPLNPETMRYVLSRYPQGLAEYAGTDFDTVAQGFLMPVMFGYVDRSVTRTTFEHPITLWEQMLREAGFARVERRLLYSYWWAPAWLLVAHP; this is encoded by the coding sequence ATGAGCGATGACTTTCTCTATCTGGCATTGCAGGCCTTCTCCAATGAACGCTACGCCGAGGCCGCTGCTTTCGCGGAACGCGCTGCACAGGCGGACCCAGAAGCGCTGCTTCCCCGTGCTGCGGCGGTCTATCTCGCCCGGGTGGCACGGGAGGGGAAGCGCAATGTCTACGTTTCGCCGGAAGGCTTCCGTGTCTTCATCCGAGGCGGTGGCAACGTGCCGCTGTACCAGGAGACGAGCACGGCATTGGCCCGCTACTACCCCAACGAGCCGTTCGAGCTTCTCGATATTGGCGTCGGTGATGGACTGGCGCTGCTCCCTGCCCTGACACCTGCGGTCCGGCGGGTGACCCTGGTGGAGCCCGCGGCCCCGCTGCTCGAGCGCACCACACAGGAACTCGCCACCCGGGGTGTGGGGTTCGAAGCTTTCGCGGGGAACTTGCAAGCGTTCGCGGCCGAGGCCCGCACGCAGCCTCTGCGCTGGGAGGTGGCGCAAGCCACTTTCAGTCTCCACTCCCTGGCGCCTTCCGCCAGGCCTGAGCTGCTGCGCTGGCTGCGCTCCCGGTGCGAGACGCTGCTGATCGCCGAGTTCGACGCGCCGGTCATGGACGAGCCGCTGAACCCCGAGACCATGCGGTACGTGCTATCGCGCTACCCGCAAGGGTTGGCCGAGTACGCAGGAACGGACTTCGACACGGTCGCTCAAGGCTTCCTGATGCCGGTGATGTTTGGCTACGTGGATCGCAGCGTCACCCGGACCACGTTCGAGCACCCGATCACCCTCTGGGAGCAGATGCTCCGCGAGGCTGGCTTCGCGCGGGTCGAACGCAGGTTGCTGTACTCCTACTGGTGGGCTCCGGCGTGGCTGCTCGTGGCGCACCCGTAG
- a CDS encoding acyl-CoA desaturase: MSERLSWVWLVPCCLGYFLLAGLAINVAYHRVLSHRALTLNRWLERLFVLLGLPAGTPIQWAGNHRWHHGHTDVPGDPHSPVLDGFWWAHVGWYIGTRNPVVCFLYSIAGPLRVLYDGWHRPRSNQQFNHLAKDVAADPWYAFMSRPVPFQILCTLHGVVLVGGGYLLFGPVGVATAWGMLVLIFNLGDAIDSVSHLWGERPYAEVHQARNGLFMGLFTLGEGWHANHHSFPSSARHGLLPGQFDFIWHVIRCLEWLGLAKDLHVPSEAVIEARKLRPAPQPTVRVTLPE; this comes from the coding sequence ATGTCTGAGCGCTTGAGCTGGGTGTGGCTGGTGCCGTGCTGCCTGGGTTACTTCCTGCTGGCAGGGCTGGCCATCAACGTCGCCTACCACCGCGTGCTTTCGCACCGTGCGCTCACGCTCAACCGCTGGCTGGAGCGGCTGTTCGTGCTCCTGGGCCTGCCCGCAGGCACGCCCATCCAGTGGGCTGGCAACCACCGTTGGCACCACGGGCACACGGACGTTCCGGGAGATCCTCACTCGCCTGTGTTGGACGGGTTCTGGTGGGCGCATGTGGGGTGGTACATCGGGACGCGCAACCCCGTGGTGTGCTTCCTCTATTCCATCGCGGGGCCGCTGCGGGTCCTGTACGACGGGTGGCACCGGCCCCGGAGCAATCAGCAGTTCAACCACCTGGCGAAGGACGTGGCGGCGGACCCTTGGTACGCCTTCATGAGCCGGCCCGTGCCCTTCCAGATCCTCTGCACGCTCCACGGGGTGGTGCTCGTGGGCGGCGGTTACCTGCTCTTCGGGCCCGTGGGCGTGGCCACTGCCTGGGGCATGCTCGTGCTCATCTTCAACCTGGGGGACGCCATCGACAGCGTTTCGCACCTCTGGGGTGAGCGGCCCTATGCCGAGGTCCATCAGGCCCGCAACGGCCTGTTCATGGGGCTGTTCACGTTGGGCGAGGGCTGGCACGCCAACCACCACAGCTTTCCCTCCAGTGCCCGCCATGGCCTGCTGCCCGGCCAGTTCGATTTCATCTGGCATGTCATCCGCTGCCTGGAATGGCTGGGGCTCGCCAAGGATCTCCACGTTCCCAGCGAAGCGGTCATCGAAGCCCGGAAGCTTCGCCCTGCTCCCCAGCCGACCGTCCGCGTCACCCTTCCCGAGTAG
- a CDS encoding GH25 family lysozyme: MNSRSSSKGFLRGVFSLPMTWVLSLVLLAGCGEMGPEGAEVQETAAPSTQQAITVLAVPSNVQSFYAEGRWSTRFGATGPYYGPLGHRGLDIAASAGQGIPALRSGTVRRVQYSSVVGHTIAVESAPGDFSGYDHVIRTRVSVGDYVQQGDIIAYAAGYGDDHGSAWSGPHLHITRGSTDRCAFGENVSDPAPLIRSVLGTGSGGGTAPGGGSGGIQVSIEEGKILQRVAQRGGYTGSVDGVPGVNTWKGVQTVIKAQGYYDGPVDGVPGEQTWKGVQRLAQRGGYTGPVDGFPGQYTYAGLTNWLAQSPGTPPPSGMQGVYGIDVGTTQRDLDFNAIRSAGYQFAIVKAGGSNVSPLYVAPYYAQQVARARAAGLLVGHYWMAGSTNPANDAQYFMDHLYDYRSGDLLVLDNEAIDDGIFWNDSLTATFMQAVKTRLGKAPFLYTYSSLLTSNTWTQTKAVGSKLWIAHYTGTPGNPNIGSAFPSWEMHQYTSSGNQNGIPLDLNVAKLSAFDGLTQPPNGVTAPPPTAIPGGGSGGGGGSAPAITPEQGRILQTLARRGGYTGPIDGVPGANTWIGVQKVLRELGYYEGPADGVPGINTYKGLQLLAQDGGYTGPIDGIPGPNTYNGLQEYLNGSSGGVPPVSNAQGLTLQRIAQAGGYTGILDGAPGANTWKGFQQVLTGYGYSGPVDGAMGTNSWKALQRFAAKGGYTGPIDGVMGTNGWKGVQTVLKGFGYTGPVDGVMGTNSYAALQRVARLGGYMGPSDGAMGVNSWKGLQTFLSGTGYTGPIDGVPGTNTYKALQSLASRGGYAGPLDGIPGSNTYAGLANLLD; the protein is encoded by the coding sequence ATGAACAGCCGTTCCTCTTCAAAGGGCTTCTTGCGAGGTGTCTTCTCGCTGCCCATGACCTGGGTCTTGAGCCTGGTGCTCCTGGCAGGCTGTGGTGAGATGGGCCCGGAAGGCGCCGAGGTCCAAGAGACTGCGGCCCCCTCCACGCAGCAAGCAATCACGGTCCTCGCCGTCCCGTCGAACGTGCAATCGTTCTACGCGGAAGGCCGGTGGTCCACCCGCTTCGGAGCGACGGGGCCCTACTACGGCCCCCTGGGCCACCGGGGGCTCGACATCGCCGCCAGTGCCGGCCAGGGGATTCCCGCGCTGCGCTCGGGCACCGTCCGCCGCGTCCAGTACTCCTCCGTCGTGGGGCACACCATCGCGGTGGAGTCCGCACCCGGTGATTTCTCCGGGTACGACCACGTCATCCGCACCCGGGTCTCCGTGGGCGATTACGTCCAGCAGGGGGACATCATCGCCTATGCGGCGGGTTATGGGGATGATCACGGGTCGGCGTGGTCCGGGCCGCACCTGCACATCACCCGAGGCTCCACGGATCGCTGCGCGTTCGGCGAGAACGTGAGCGATCCCGCACCGCTCATCCGGAGCGTGCTCGGCACGGGCTCCGGCGGAGGCACCGCCCCCGGGGGAGGCTCTGGGGGAATCCAGGTCAGCATCGAGGAGGGGAAGATCCTCCAGCGCGTCGCCCAGCGCGGGGGCTACACGGGCTCGGTGGACGGCGTTCCCGGAGTCAATACGTGGAAGGGCGTGCAGACCGTCATCAAGGCCCAGGGCTACTACGACGGCCCGGTGGACGGTGTTCCGGGGGAGCAGACCTGGAAGGGCGTCCAGCGGCTCGCCCAGCGCGGAGGATACACAGGCCCCGTGGATGGGTTCCCGGGACAGTACACCTATGCGGGGCTCACCAACTGGCTGGCCCAGTCTCCTGGAACCCCGCCCCCTTCGGGGATGCAGGGGGTCTACGGCATCGATGTCGGGACAACCCAGCGTGATCTCGACTTCAATGCCATTCGCAGTGCCGGCTACCAGTTCGCGATCGTCAAGGCAGGCGGCTCCAATGTCTCGCCCCTCTACGTCGCGCCGTACTATGCCCAGCAAGTCGCCCGGGCCCGCGCGGCCGGGTTGCTCGTCGGGCACTACTGGATGGCAGGCTCGACCAACCCCGCGAATGACGCCCAGTACTTCATGGACCACCTGTATGACTACCGGTCAGGCGATCTCCTGGTGCTCGACAACGAGGCGATCGACGACGGCATCTTCTGGAATGACTCCCTGACCGCGACCTTCATGCAAGCGGTCAAGACCCGCCTGGGCAAAGCCCCGTTCCTGTACACCTACTCGAGCCTGCTCACCTCCAACACCTGGACCCAGACCAAGGCCGTGGGCTCCAAGCTGTGGATCGCCCACTACACGGGCACTCCAGGTAACCCGAACATCGGCTCGGCCTTCCCCTCGTGGGAGATGCATCAATACACCTCGTCCGGGAACCAGAACGGCATCCCGCTCGACCTGAACGTCGCCAAGCTGTCCGCGTTCGACGGACTGACCCAGCCACCGAATGGCGTGACCGCTCCCCCGCCGACCGCCATCCCCGGAGGGGGCTCGGGCGGCGGCGGTGGAAGCGCCCCCGCCATCACGCCCGAGCAGGGACGCATCCTGCAAACGCTGGCGCGCCGGGGCGGCTATACCGGCCCGATCGACGGCGTCCCAGGGGCCAATACCTGGATCGGCGTGCAGAAGGTCCTTCGCGAGCTGGGGTACTACGAGGGCCCCGCCGACGGCGTTCCAGGCATCAACACCTACAAGGGCTTGCAGCTTCTGGCCCAGGACGGTGGCTACACGGGGCCCATTGATGGCATCCCCGGACCCAATACCTACAACGGGCTCCAGGAATACTTGAACGGGTCTTCCGGCGGGGTGCCTCCTGTGAGCAACGCTCAGGGCCTGACGCTGCAGCGGATCGCCCAGGCGGGTGGGTACACCGGCATCCTGGACGGCGCGCCCGGCGCGAACACGTGGAAAGGGTTCCAGCAGGTCCTCACCGGCTACGGCTACTCGGGGCCGGTGGATGGTGCCATGGGCACGAACTCGTGGAAGGCGCTCCAGCGCTTCGCCGCGAAGGGTGGCTACACAGGCCCCATCGATGGCGTCATGGGCACCAACGGCTGGAAGGGCGTGCAGACCGTCCTGAAGGGCTTTGGCTACACGGGCCCCGTGGATGGCGTCATGGGCACAAACTCGTACGCGGCCCTCCAGCGGGTCGCACGCCTGGGCGGATACATGGGCCCCAGCGATGGCGCCATGGGGGTGAACTCGTGGAAGGGCCTTCAGACCTTCCTGAGCGGCACCGGGTACACGGGCCCCATCGACGGCGTGCCGGGGACGAACACCTACAAGGCGCTCCAGTCCCTGGCGAGCCGGGGCGGCTATGCGGGCCCGCTCGATGGCATCCCTGGAAGCAATACGTACGCGGGGCTGGCGAACCTCCTGGACTGA